A single window of Pygocentrus nattereri isolate fPygNat1 chromosome 24, fPygNat1.pri, whole genome shotgun sequence DNA harbors:
- the trim35-28 gene encoding tripartite motif containing 35-28, giving the protein MAGNMSDEEISERPSLLESDLTCPVCKELFRDPVLLSCSHSFCRACLEASWKHKSTKDCPVCRKCCDGEQPIPNRALKNTCESFQKEKGWRIPVAAEALCGLHQRDLQLFCIKDEVPICVDCVTLHSGHDFLPMADGVPFCKEELDMKINILTQKLEYFKRMKKRYGDTVTFIQNQSDEAEKQIRQEFERLHQILKDEEDSRIKALKKEEEQKKQTIKEKIDSIAREITSLSELIQSVKREMGAEDLTFLQNFQTLKRRAQWTAEDPPKVHGALINMALHVGALGYKVWESIQSHVKCFPVIMDPNTVSPWLSMSPDYASVRDSAERQSFPDNPERFDPCVFVLGSEGFTSGRHRWEVQVGDNPKWIVGVCKESVARKRKFTVTTTGGVWSIGLSKGVYNALTTPRTVLTVERRPETIRVKLNMEKGEVSFWDAVSGKHLCTYTDKFPSKLFPLFGPGLHHTPMAVLPAKLTIHKQ; this is encoded by the exons ATGGCTGGGAATATGTCGGACGAGGAAATTTCGGAAAGACCGTCTCTTCTGGAGTCAGACCTGACCTGTCCGGTCTGCAAGGAGCTTTTCCGAGACCCCGTGCTTCTGTCGTGTAGTCACAGTTTTTGCCGTGCCTGTTTGGAGGCTAGTTGGAAGCACAAATCGACGAAGGATTGTCCCGTGTGCAGGAAGTGCTGTGACGGAGAGCAGCCGATACCGAACCGGGCTCTGAAGAACACCTGCGAGTCGTTTCAGAAAGAGAAAGGCTGGAGAATCCCTGTAGCAGCCGAGGCGCTCTGCGGTCTACACCAGCGAGACCTACAGCTCTTCTGCATTAAAGACGAGGTGCCCATTTGCGTCGACTGCGTGACGCTGCACAGCGGCCATGATTTTTTGCCTATGGCGGACGGGGTCCCGTTCTGTAAG GAGGAACTCGATATGAAAATCAACATCCTAACTCAAAAGCTGGAATATTTTAAGAGAATGAAGAAACGATATGGTGACACAGTTACATTTATTCAG AACCAGTCTGATGAAGCAGAGAAGCAAATTAGGCAGGAGTTTGAGAGACTTCATCAGATCCTAAAGGATGAAGAGGACAGCAGAATTAAAGCcctgaagaaagaagaagagcagAAGAAACAGACAATTAAGGAGAAGATTGATAGCATAGCTCGTGAAATCACTTCACTCAGTGAGTTGATTCAGTCAGTGAAGAGGGAGATGGGAGCAGAGGATTTGACTTTCCTACAG AACTTTCAGACTCTTAAACGAAG GGCTCAGTGGACTGCTGAAGACCCTCCAAAGGTTCATGGAGCTCTCATCAATATGGCCTTGCATGTTGGAGCACTGGGTTACAAAGTCTGGGAGAGCATCCAGTCTCATGTCAAATGCT TTCCTGTGATCATGGATCCAAACACTGTTTCCCCCTGGCTCTCCATGTCTCCTGACTATGCAAGTGTGAGGGACAGCGCTGAAAGGCAATCCTTCCCAGATAACCCAGAGCGCTTCGATCCCTGCGTGTTTGTCCTAGGTTCTGAAGGGTTCACCTCTGGGCGTCACCGGTGGGAGGTCCAAGTAGGGGATAACCCCAAGTGGATCGTCGGGGTGTGCAAGGAATCTGTGGCCCGCAAGAGGAAGTTCACAGTGACCACGACTGGAGGGGTGTGGAGCATTGGGCTGAGTAAAGGAGTGTACAATGCCTTGACCACACCACGTACGGTGCTGACCGTGGAGAGGAGACCAGAGACGATCAGGGTGAAGCTTAATATGGAAAAGGGGGAGGTGTCCTTCTGGGACGCAGTCAGTGGAAAACATCTTTGCACCTATACCGACAAATTCCCTTCCAAACTCTTTCCTCTGTTCGGACCCGGGCTTCACCATACACCCATGGCTGTCCTGCCTGCCAAACTAACTATTCATAAACAGTAG